One region of Xylanimonas ulmi genomic DNA includes:
- a CDS encoding ATP-dependent DNA ligase, producing the protein MSGALTVTVDGRRVQLTHLDKVLYPATGTTKGEVIDYLARIAPVLLPHARRRPVTRKRWPDGVEGQVFFQKNADASTPSWVVTHRIQHKASANDYVLVDDVATLTWLGQTATLELHVPQWRVGRTGAHLPPDRLVLDLDPGPGAGLPECAEVARLARTLLRGMGLDPIPVTSGSKGIHLYAALSADPHAAASARGAARPPSSDQVSAVAHELARHLEAEHPNLVVSDMRTSLRAGKVLVDWSQNNASKTTIAPYSLRGRERPTVAAPRTWDELDDPGLRQLTFTEVLDRVARDGDLLAGLAAGHLSHLEPTPAHLARFERLADYRAKRDPARTPEPDVAPPPVVEPVETTPTPTFVIQEHHARRLHWDFRLERDGVLVSWALPKGEPTDPGRNHLAVQTEDHPLAYGAFAGVIPPGEYGAGEVAIWDSGTYDLEKWREGEEVIVTLHSARRGSRRLALIHTDGAHWLAHLTQPARPHPLRHPVDSALRRQLVPPSARGDDKVPQGDAAALGDVLLPMLASAATPGQVRGMRGRDAGAEWAFEMKWDGFRTLAVVERGDDGAGRARLISRTGQDQTAAFPELRALAAQVGDTLPVVLDGEIVALDEAGRPDFHRLQRRAHPQHASGEDATGRRSVDLMVFDLLRVGARDLTCEPYDERRRTLKALLDARAPIHLPPAFDGDLTAALATSRRLRLEGVMAKRRDAPYTPGRRTRQWLKLKHTRTQDVVVVGWRPLHAGEPHPDPRLAGALLLAVPGPDGALRYVGRVGTGLTDADRREAATRLAAVERATAPLDGVPRPDAQHTRWATPHLVAEVEFDGWTADGPDARLRAARWRGWRTDVAPDDITVEA; encoded by the coding sequence GTGTCAGGCGCGCTGACCGTGACCGTCGACGGGCGCCGCGTCCAGCTCACCCACCTGGACAAGGTGCTCTACCCGGCCACCGGCACGACCAAGGGCGAGGTGATCGACTACCTCGCCCGGATCGCGCCTGTCCTGCTGCCCCACGCCCGCCGCCGTCCCGTGACGCGCAAGCGCTGGCCTGACGGCGTCGAGGGCCAGGTGTTCTTCCAGAAGAACGCCGACGCGTCCACGCCGTCGTGGGTCGTCACGCACCGCATCCAGCACAAGGCCTCCGCGAACGACTACGTGCTGGTCGACGACGTGGCCACGCTGACCTGGCTGGGCCAGACCGCGACGCTCGAGCTGCACGTGCCGCAGTGGCGGGTGGGACGCACCGGCGCCCACCTGCCGCCCGACCGGCTCGTGCTCGACCTCGACCCGGGTCCGGGCGCGGGGCTGCCCGAGTGCGCCGAGGTCGCGCGGCTGGCCCGCACGCTGCTGCGTGGCATGGGCCTGGATCCGATCCCCGTCACCAGCGGGTCCAAGGGGATCCATCTGTACGCCGCGCTCAGCGCCGACCCCCACGCCGCGGCCTCGGCACGCGGCGCCGCGCGGCCGCCGTCGTCCGACCAGGTCAGCGCCGTCGCCCACGAACTGGCCCGGCACCTGGAGGCCGAGCACCCGAACCTGGTGGTCAGTGACATGCGCACGTCGCTGCGCGCCGGCAAGGTGCTGGTCGACTGGTCGCAGAACAACGCGAGCAAGACCACCATCGCGCCCTACTCGCTGCGTGGGCGTGAGCGCCCGACCGTCGCGGCGCCGCGCACCTGGGACGAGCTCGACGACCCCGGCCTGCGGCAACTCACGTTCACCGAGGTGCTCGACCGCGTGGCGCGCGACGGCGACCTGCTGGCGGGGCTGGCCGCCGGACACCTGTCCCACCTGGAGCCGACCCCCGCGCACCTCGCCCGCTTTGAGCGCCTCGCCGACTACCGCGCCAAGCGCGACCCGGCCCGCACTCCGGAGCCCGACGTCGCCCCACCCCCGGTGGTTGAGCCTGTCGAAACCACGCCCACCCCGACGTTCGTCATCCAGGAGCACCACGCCCGCCGCCTGCACTGGGACTTCCGCCTCGAGCGCGACGGCGTCCTGGTGAGCTGGGCCCTGCCCAAGGGCGAGCCCACGGACCCGGGCCGCAACCACCTCGCCGTCCAGACCGAGGACCACCCGCTCGCCTACGGCGCCTTCGCCGGCGTCATCCCGCCCGGCGAGTACGGCGCCGGCGAGGTCGCCATCTGGGACTCGGGCACCTACGACCTGGAGAAGTGGCGCGAGGGCGAGGAGGTCATCGTCACCCTCCACAGCGCGCGCCGCGGCTCGCGCCGCCTGGCCCTGATCCACACCGACGGCGCCCACTGGCTGGCCCACCTCACCCAGCCCGCCCGCCCCCACCCCCTGCGCCACCCAGTCGACTCGGCACTTCGTCGTCAACTCGTGCCCCCGAGCGCACGAGGTGACGACAAAGTGCCGCAGGGAGACGCGGCGGCGCTGGGAGACGTGCTGCTGCCCATGCTGGCCTCCGCCGCGACTCCTGGGCAGGTGCGGGGCATGCGGGGGCGCGACGCGGGCGCCGAGTGGGCGTTCGAGATGAAGTGGGACGGGTTCCGCACCCTCGCCGTCGTCGAACGCGGCGACGACGGCGCCGGGCGGGCGCGTCTGATCTCGCGCACCGGGCAGGACCAGACCGCGGCCTTCCCCGAGCTGCGCGCCCTGGCGGCCCAGGTCGGTGACACGCTGCCCGTGGTGCTCGACGGCGAGATCGTCGCGCTCGACGAGGCCGGGCGCCCCGACTTCCACCGCCTGCAGCGGCGCGCGCACCCCCAACACGCGAGCGGCGAGGACGCCACGGGGCGGCGCTCGGTCGACCTCATGGTCTTCGACCTCCTGCGGGTGGGCGCCCGCGACCTGACCTGCGAGCCGTATGACGAGCGCCGCCGCACGCTCAAGGCGCTGCTCGACGCACGCGCGCCCATCCACCTTCCCCCCGCGTTCGACGGCGACCTGACCGCGGCGCTCGCCACGTCGCGGCGGCTGCGGCTCGAGGGCGTCATGGCCAAGCGCCGCGACGCGCCGTACACACCGGGTCGGCGCACCCGGCAGTGGCTCAAGCTCAAGCACACGCGCACCCAGGACGTGGTCGTGGTCGGGTGGCGGCCCCTGCACGCGGGTGAGCCACACCCCGATCCGCGGCTCGCGGGCGCCCTCCTGCTCGCTGTGCCCGGCCCCGACGGCGCGCTGCGGTACGTGGGCCGGGTCGGCACCGGCCTGACCGACGCCGACCGACGCGAGGCCGCGACGCGCCTGGCCGCCGTCGAGCGGGCGACAGCGCCCCTCGACGGCGTGCCGCGCCCCGACGCACAGCACACCCGTTGGGCCACGCCGCACCTGGTCGCCGAGGTCGAGTTCGACGGCTGGACGGCCGACGGCCCGGACGCCCGCCTGCGGGCGGCGCGCTGGCGGGGCTGGCGCACCGACGTCGCGCCTGACGACATCACCGTCGAGGCCTGA
- a CDS encoding GTP pyrophosphokinase, translating to MLDLRRLMLSYKFGIDAVMTKIGILRDEFRHIHDYNPIEHTGSRLKSFESIVAKAQRKAIPLTLDGVRSQMFDVAGVRVTCSFISDIYRVRDMLVAQKDLTLLEERDYIANAKPNGYKSLHLIVQVPVYLSDRVEDVIVEIQLRTIAMDFWASLEHKIFYKYGQEVPRHLTDSLKLAADVAWSLDSSMERIHEEVKALADDREPLGRGEDHLRPEEVLEAFMRTVEVVDDASRSRR from the coding sequence ATGCTCGACCTGCGCCGGCTGATGCTCAGCTACAAGTTCGGGATCGACGCGGTCATGACCAAGATCGGGATCCTGCGCGACGAGTTCCGCCACATCCACGACTACAACCCCATCGAGCACACGGGCTCACGGCTCAAGTCGTTCGAGTCGATCGTCGCCAAGGCCCAGCGCAAGGCGATCCCGCTGACGCTCGACGGCGTGCGCTCGCAGATGTTCGACGTCGCCGGTGTGCGTGTGACGTGCAGCTTCATCTCGGACATCTACCGGGTGCGCGACATGCTCGTGGCGCAAAAAGACCTCACGCTGCTGGAGGAGCGCGACTACATCGCGAACGCCAAGCCCAACGGCTACAAGTCGCTGCACCTGATCGTGCAGGTGCCCGTGTACCTGTCCGACCGGGTCGAGGACGTCATCGTCGAGATCCAGCTGCGCACCATCGCGATGGACTTCTGGGCGAGCCTTGAGCACAAGATCTTCTACAAGTACGGCCAGGAGGTGCCGCGGCACCTGACCGACTCGCTCAAGCTCGCCGCCGACGTCGCCTGGTCGCTCGACAGCTCGATGGAGCGCATCCACGAGGAGGTCAAGGCCCTCGCCGACGACCGCGAGCCGCTGGGCCGTGGCGAGGATCACCTGCGCCCCGAGGAGGTGTTGGAGGCGTTCATGCGCACGGTCGAGGTCGTCGACGACGCCTCCCGTTCGCGCCGCTGA
- a CDS encoding Ku protein encodes MRAIWKGAVTFGLVNVPVKLYSATEDHDVPLHQVHDADGGRIRYQRVCELDGAVVPYEHIDRAYDDGEHTVVLSKADLADLPAERAREIEVVEFVPSAQIDPIMFDRTYYLEPDSTSTKAYVLLRRTLGETERTAVVRFALRQRTRLAALRVRGDVLVLQTLLWSDEVREAAFPSLEDPVDVTDKELAMSRQLVASFEADFAPEAFEDDYQAQLRTLIEAKIERGEATSSAETFGQAEPGEGAEVIDLMEALRRSVEEAKARRASG; translated from the coding sequence ATGCGGGCCATCTGGAAGGGCGCGGTGACGTTCGGACTCGTCAACGTCCCGGTCAAGCTCTACAGCGCGACCGAGGACCACGACGTGCCGCTGCACCAGGTGCACGACGCCGACGGCGGGCGCATCCGCTACCAGCGCGTGTGCGAGCTCGACGGCGCCGTCGTGCCCTACGAGCACATCGACCGCGCCTACGACGACGGCGAGCACACCGTGGTGCTGTCCAAGGCCGACCTCGCCGACCTGCCCGCCGAGCGCGCCCGTGAGATCGAGGTCGTCGAGTTCGTGCCCTCGGCGCAGATCGACCCGATCATGTTCGACCGGACGTACTACCTGGAGCCCGACTCGACGTCGACCAAGGCGTACGTGCTGCTGCGCCGCACGCTCGGGGAGACCGAGCGCACCGCCGTCGTGAGGTTCGCGCTGCGCCAGCGCACGCGGCTGGCGGCGTTGCGCGTGCGCGGTGACGTGCTGGTGCTGCAGACGCTGCTGTGGTCCGACGAGGTGCGTGAGGCGGCCTTCCCGTCGCTGGAGGACCCGGTCGACGTCACCGACAAGGAGCTCGCGATGTCGCGCCAGCTCGTCGCGAGCTTCGAGGCGGACTTCGCCCCCGAGGCGTTCGAGGACGACTACCAGGCGCAGTTGCGCACGCTCATCGAGGCCAAGATCGAGCGGGGTGAGGCGACCAGCAGCGCGGAGACGTTCGGCCAGGCGGAGCCGGGCGAGGGCGCCGAGGTCATCGACCTCATGGAGGCGCTGCGCAGGAGCGTCGAGGAGGCCAAGGCGCGCCGCGCGAGCGGCTGA
- a CDS encoding SRPBCC family protein: protein MRHFRLVSHWQVPAPVATVWDELADPAFTWPTWWRGLQAEEVRASGGRTAERWSRVRVRVRSPLGWSLRFGLMLVSVTEPTPGRSPTPGRALLRATGDLSGFGAVVVAPVPGGTRVTLTWTVALTRADAVGRALRACPRPVLAAAHAAVMRAGERGLVRRLRAPEPAVSRSRGAPWPPRRSCAAPP from the coding sequence GTGCGCCACTTCCGCCTGGTGTCCCACTGGCAGGTGCCCGCTCCCGTCGCGACCGTGTGGGACGAGCTCGCCGACCCCGCCTTCACCTGGCCCACGTGGTGGCGCGGGCTGCAGGCCGAGGAGGTGCGGGCCTCGGGCGGCCGCACCGCCGAGCGCTGGTCGCGCGTGCGGGTGCGGGTGCGCAGCCCGCTGGGATGGTCGCTGCGCTTCGGGCTCATGCTGGTGTCGGTGACGGAGCCCACGCCCGGCCGCTCCCCCACGCCCGGGAGGGCGCTGCTGCGCGCCACGGGCGACCTGAGCGGCTTCGGCGCCGTCGTCGTCGCGCCCGTGCCCGGCGGAACGCGGGTGACGCTCACGTGGACGGTCGCGCTCACGCGCGCCGACGCCGTCGGGCGGGCGCTGCGGGCCTGCCCGCGCCCCGTGCTGGCCGCCGCGCACGCCGCCGTCATGCGGGCGGGTGAGCGCGGCCTGGTGCGGCGCCTGCGAGCGCCCGAGCCGGCGGTCAGCCGCTCGCGCGGCGCGCCTTGGCCTCCTCGACGCTCCTGCGCAGCGCCTCCATGA
- a CDS encoding metallophosphoesterase family protein: MAEAPRRIPPRWVRWTLACAVALVACVAFGVLTASANLSLGPHEARYEVTTSGEITADLGPLGTLRLDSPAGPLGVDVIIREIPADLTEISQARTLEGLSGDLDSYLQFFGSPQVTINAVARALVVDAARRTGVAIVVVALVGAGLWFLVGRARRRELTSALAPRTWEITAGVAVLGIVAAMLVSDDVDTPANQPPMSPVFAGTALEGARLTGRLAGVIDTYGAQLVGIYRDNEEFYAQARTALQVAWDEQATVDRRIAAAAASQGTAGVLAPTPAGSLDAEPPDGQEPPEAPEPAQSPETTPPAEPSATAAPSARASATPSDASDESDGDDESAAADDRLVTFLVVSDLHCNMNMTPLIRDIAERGEVDAILDAGDTTMNGTAVEKVCVDTFATARPPGVPMVVSDGNHDSEIIAAAQKSNGITVLDGGVVDVAGVRILGDRDPNETRVGAGTSSRGETMSEAAQRLTQTACDAGDVDLLLVHTPAVGNQALDSGCVPLQVSGHTHLRHDPEVRGLGVRYINGSTAGAKSGQPTVGPLHGTAEMTLLRFDLDERRFVAWKLVEVMPDKTASVSPWRALPLRPSPPAADEDTDEDTGEDAGQDAGQDADGGGEGHAEGSPEQGATQDAPPATAGESAGDQTEHP; the protein is encoded by the coding sequence GTGGCTGAAGCACCGCGTCGCATCCCTCCGCGCTGGGTGCGCTGGACTCTCGCGTGCGCGGTGGCGTTGGTCGCCTGCGTCGCCTTCGGCGTGCTGACGGCGTCGGCCAACCTGTCGCTGGGCCCGCACGAGGCGCGGTACGAGGTGACGACGAGCGGCGAGATCACAGCCGACCTCGGACCGCTCGGCACGCTGCGCCTCGACTCGCCCGCCGGCCCGTTGGGCGTCGACGTGATCATCAGGGAGATCCCCGCCGACCTGACCGAGATCAGCCAGGCCCGCACGCTGGAGGGCCTGAGCGGCGACCTCGACTCCTACCTCCAGTTCTTCGGCAGCCCGCAGGTGACGATCAACGCCGTCGCGCGCGCGCTGGTGGTGGACGCCGCCCGGCGCACGGGCGTCGCCATCGTGGTGGTGGCGCTCGTCGGCGCCGGGCTGTGGTTCCTGGTCGGGCGGGCGCGACGGCGCGAGCTGACCTCCGCGCTCGCGCCGCGCACCTGGGAGATCACCGCGGGCGTGGCGGTGCTGGGGATCGTGGCGGCCATGCTGGTGTCCGACGACGTCGACACGCCCGCCAACCAGCCGCCCATGTCGCCCGTGTTCGCGGGGACCGCGTTGGAGGGCGCCCGGCTGACCGGTCGGCTCGCCGGCGTCATCGACACCTACGGCGCGCAGCTCGTCGGGATCTACCGCGACAACGAGGAGTTCTACGCGCAGGCGCGCACCGCGCTGCAGGTCGCCTGGGACGAGCAGGCCACGGTGGACCGGCGCATCGCCGCCGCGGCGGCCTCGCAGGGCACGGCCGGGGTGCTCGCCCCGACGCCGGCGGGCTCCCTGGACGCCGAGCCGCCCGACGGGCAGGAGCCCCCGGAGGCTCCTGAGCCCGCTCAGAGCCCTGAGACCACCCCGCCCGCTGAGCCCTCCGCGACTGCGGCGCCCTCCGCGCGGGCGTCGGCCACCCCGTCCGACGCGTCGGACGAGTCCGACGGCGACGACGAGTCGGCCGCGGCCGACGACCGCCTGGTGACCTTCCTCGTGGTCTCCGACCTGCACTGCAACATGAACATGACGCCGCTCATCCGCGACATCGCCGAGCGGGGTGAGGTGGACGCCATCCTCGACGCGGGCGACACGACGATGAACGGCACGGCCGTCGAGAAGGTGTGCGTCGACACCTTCGCCACGGCGCGGCCCCCGGGCGTCCCGATGGTGGTCTCCGACGGCAACCACGACTCCGAGATCATCGCCGCGGCCCAGAAGTCGAACGGGATCACCGTGCTGGACGGCGGGGTTGTCGACGTCGCGGGGGTGCGCATTCTCGGCGACCGCGACCCCAACGAGACGCGCGTCGGCGCCGGCACGTCGTCACGCGGCGAGACGATGAGCGAGGCGGCGCAGCGGCTCACGCAGACGGCGTGCGACGCCGGCGACGTCGACCTGCTGCTGGTGCACACTCCGGCCGTGGGCAACCAGGCGCTCGACTCGGGCTGTGTGCCGTTGCAGGTCTCGGGCCACACGCACCTGCGGCACGACCCGGAGGTGCGCGGCCTGGGCGTGCGGTACATCAACGGCTCGACCGCCGGGGCCAAGTCGGGCCAGCCGACCGTGGGGCCGCTGCACGGGACGGCCGAGATGACACTGCTGCGCTTCGACCTCGACGAGCGGCGGTTCGTCGCCTGGAAGCTGGTCGAGGTGATGCCCGACAAGACCGCGTCGGTCAGCCCGTGGCGCGCCCTCCCGCTGCGCCCGAGCCCGCCAGCGGCCGACGAGGACACCGACGAGGACACCGGCGAGGACGCGGGCCAGGACGCGGGCCAGGACGCCGACGGTGGCGGCGAGGGGCACGCCGAGGGGAGCCCTGAGCAGGGCGCCACGCAGGACGCCCCGCCTGCCACGGCCGGTGAGAGCGCCGGCGACCAGACCGAGCACCCGTAG
- a CDS encoding metal-dependent transcriptional regulator, whose product MNPADLTPVAQDYLKAVWSELEWVPARAKVSTGRLAERLGVGPSTASETVQRLSDQGLLDYEPYRGVGLTERGRAYALVMVRRHRLLETWLVQGLGYAWDEVHDEAERLEHAVSELLIERLDALLGHPVRDPHGDAIPTGDGQVVRPDAVPLASLAAGESGVVARISDADPGDLRLLASLGIALDAAVSVTAHLPRRDAVALTWSHSGVAGSGEVDARAASRVWVTRA is encoded by the coding sequence GTGAACCCCGCCGACCTGACACCAGTCGCCCAGGACTATCTCAAGGCCGTCTGGTCGGAGCTCGAGTGGGTTCCGGCGCGCGCCAAGGTGTCGACGGGCCGGCTCGCCGAGCGGCTCGGCGTCGGCCCCTCGACCGCGTCCGAGACGGTGCAGCGCCTGTCCGACCAAGGGCTGCTCGACTACGAGCCGTACAGGGGCGTCGGGCTCACCGAGCGCGGGCGCGCGTACGCGCTGGTCATGGTGCGCCGCCACCGCCTGCTGGAGACGTGGCTCGTCCAGGGGCTCGGCTACGCCTGGGACGAGGTGCACGACGAGGCCGAACGCCTGGAGCACGCCGTCTCCGAGCTGCTCATCGAGCGTCTCGACGCGCTGCTCGGCCACCCGGTGCGCGACCCGCACGGCGACGCCATCCCGACGGGCGACGGACAGGTGGTGCGTCCGGACGCCGTCCCGCTCGCGTCGCTCGCGGCGGGGGAGTCGGGCGTCGTGGCGCGCATCTCGGACGCCGACCCCGGCGACCTGCGACTCCTGGCGAGCCTGGGCATCGCGCTCGACGCCGCGGTGAGCGTGACCGCGCACCTGCCCCGGCGCGACGCCGTCGCGCTCACGTGGTCGCACAGCGGGGTCGCCGGCTCGGGCGAGGTCGACGCGCGGGCCGCGTCGCGGGTGTGGGTCACCAGGGCGTAG
- a CDS encoding MFS transporter, producing MTTTRGAARPHVGAALFALSLGGFTIGTTEFATMGLLPQIGDEFAVSDPVVGHAIAAYALGVVVGAPLLTVAAARMSRKRLLLALMGAYTLANLASAAAPSVELLVVGRFLAGLPHGAFFGVGAAVGAAVAGPGRRGHAVSMMMTGLTVANVVGVPASTFVGQQFGWRVAFLLIGVLGAATLAGLAAFVPHDGPVDSSVAQELRSLRNGPLWIGFLAGAIGFGGLFAVYSYVAPTMTKAAGLAPGHVPWVLAVFGVGMTAGTLLGGRLADRNVLRTVIGGFVATGATLVLFALVGRWAAPAIGALFLLGVTSQVLGLSMQTRLMELSPRAQSLGAALCHSALNVGNASGAFFGGLVIAAGWGYLAPAWTGVGLTALGLALVLVLGRQPARRHDDVAASVAQALGGLDDAGDGREAR from the coding sequence GTGACCACCACCCGCGGGGCCGCGCGCCCCCACGTCGGCGCCGCGCTGTTCGCGCTGTCGCTCGGCGGCTTCACCATTGGCACGACCGAGTTCGCGACCATGGGGCTGCTGCCCCAGATCGGCGACGAGTTCGCGGTCAGCGACCCCGTCGTGGGCCACGCGATCGCGGCCTACGCGCTCGGCGTCGTGGTCGGCGCCCCGTTGCTGACGGTCGCCGCGGCGCGGATGAGCCGCAAGCGGCTGCTGCTGGCGCTCATGGGCGCCTACACGCTCGCCAACCTGGCCTCGGCCGCGGCGCCGAGCGTCGAGCTGCTCGTGGTCGGGCGGTTCCTCGCCGGTCTGCCGCACGGCGCGTTCTTCGGTGTGGGAGCCGCCGTCGGGGCCGCCGTCGCGGGGCCGGGGCGCCGCGGGCACGCGGTGTCGATGATGATGACGGGTCTGACGGTCGCGAACGTCGTGGGCGTGCCCGCCTCGACGTTCGTGGGGCAGCAGTTCGGCTGGCGCGTGGCGTTCTTGCTGATCGGCGTGCTCGGCGCGGCCACGCTCGCGGGGCTGGCGGCGTTCGTGCCGCACGACGGCCCGGTGGACTCCTCGGTCGCCCAGGAGTTGCGCTCGCTGCGCAACGGTCCGCTGTGGATCGGGTTCCTCGCGGGAGCGATCGGGTTCGGCGGGCTGTTCGCCGTCTACTCCTACGTGGCGCCCACCATGACCAAGGCGGCGGGGCTCGCACCGGGGCATGTGCCGTGGGTGCTGGCGGTGTTCGGCGTCGGCATGACGGCGGGCACGCTGCTGGGCGGTCGGCTCGCGGACCGGAACGTGCTGCGCACCGTGATCGGCGGGTTCGTCGCCACGGGGGCGACGCTCGTGCTGTTCGCCCTGGTGGGGCGTTGGGCGGCGCCCGCGATCGGCGCGCTGTTCCTGCTGGGCGTGACCTCGCAGGTGCTGGGCCTGTCGATGCAGACGCGGCTCATGGAGCTGTCCCCGCGCGCACAGTCGCTCGGCGCGGCGCTGTGCCACTCGGCGCTCAATGTCGGCAACGCCTCGGGCGCGTTCTTCGGCGGTCTGGTCATCGCGGCGGGATGGGGCTACCTCGCGCCCGCCTGGACCGGCGTCGGGCTCACCGCGCTGGGCCTGGCCCTGGTGCTCGTCCTCGGGCGTCAGCCGGCGCGGCGTCACGACGACGTCGCGGCCTCGGTCGCGCAGGCGCTCGGCGGCCTCGACGACGCCGGGGACGGGCGCGAGGCGCGGTAG